GTTTCTCCAGACTTAGCATATACATAATGTGTACCAGTCGTAGGAAATGGATAAGCATTTGCATTTACGTCTGTACTTGAACGCAAAGAAGCTCTTCCTCCGCTTACCCCACTCGGATATAAATCTCTGGAACCATCCGCATACGTATTCAATCCCAGGCAAAGAGATATAAATACGAGTACGATGTAAACAATACAATTTTTGTTAAAATTTTGCATATTCGGTTAACAATTATTTGACTTTTCATTATCTTTCCTAAGCAGCATACTCATCAGGGCAACGATGCGGAAGAGGAATCTTCCTAATACAAACTGAGCAGTTTAAGCTCCCTTTTTATACGCTTTACTTTGGCGGGACAAATATTGACAACCTGTCCAAAATCAATGGTCTCATTATCTAAAACTGTTGTACAAGACAATAAATTGAGACAAACGGACTTGGAAATAAATTTTATAATTTATTGAAAATTAGATATTTATAAATTTTTCGTAAAAATCAAAACTGAGAGACACTTGTCTGTCTGTTTTTAAGAAATGAACAGCAGCACATATAGAATTTATAGAAAAAAAAGATTTTCCATATGGATTTTCAGAGCCAAACGGTAATTACATGATGATAAATCAATACTGTAATTATAAGCATACATTATTCTGCATATTGCGAGTGCAAAAAGAGTAATGGATTTTCGGGAAATGATATTGATTTCAGGAGAACAGGAAATTCCTGATCACTTTAAACAAGTGGGCGCATGCAAGAATTACAGATAAGAATTCTTACCTGTTAAGAGGAAAAGATAAAAATTTCGGATCTTTTACTTTGATTCTTCCCGTAAACGAGAGATCAGAACAGACGGAGAGATTCCGGTTACGGCCTTAAATACTGCTGAAAATTTGCTGTGCGAAGAAAAGCCTGCCAGATCTGCAATATGGGAGAGTTTGCAATGTCTTAATTTGGGTTCGTCCTGCAATCTCTGGATGATATGACGTACTCTGTATTCGTTTATATAATGAGAAAAGTCTTTCCCTCTATAGGTATTGACGATGTACGAAAGATAATTGGTATTCGTATGAAGACGTGCTGCTACAGAAGAAAGAGATATTTCTTTGTTAATGAAATAAGACTGCTCTTCAAGCTGTGTTAAGTCACTCAATATGCGTTCTTCTGTTTCCCTGGTAATTCTAAGATCTCTGCTTTCTACTTTTGTCGATTGTAGTCTATCAGATTGACTACCCCGAAGTCCAAATTTCTCAACATCACGTATAATATGATTGAATTTCATATTCTGCATCTTTCTATTCCATATGTAAAATATGAGGCTTACAGCACTAACAATAAACAGAAAAACAGATAGAAAGATCAGATACTTTTTATTTCGGGACTCCGTATGTTGTGTATCGTGAAATTCTTTGATCAGTTGATTAGATATTTTTAATGTCAGATCATTCTTTTTTCTTATTTCTTCCATATAGCGTTCGCTATATTCTACAGCCTTTGTCTGATCATTTGTTAATTTGTAATATGTTGCAAAACTTTCATACAAAAGACTTTTCAGTTCCGCTCTGTCGGATGAAGCAATGTAAACTTCTGCCTGTTTAAAATAGGAATAGGCTTTAGCATATTGCTTTTGTTTCATTTCCACCTCTCCCATTGCTCTGAAAATATAAGGGCGAAGATTGCTTTCCTGTTCCCCTAGCTTCTGCAAAGATGAATTCAGATAGTGTCTGGCCTTTTGCAGATCATTGGTTTCCAGATAACATATCCCCAATAACTGATCATTTGTAGCATGCACAATTATTGCTCTCGGACTTGAAGGGATTTGTTTCAAATGTTGCATCCCGGTTTCCAGTTCCTTTATGGCCTCTTTAAACTTTTTGTTTTCCAGATAATAGAAAGCTCTCTCCTGATAAATATTGGCTGAGGTAAGATCATATCCTTCTTTACCTTTAAGTCTTTTATTTGCCTTTTCGGCTTCTGCAAGGTGTTTTCGTCCCTCTTCTACCAGACCTACATTGCGGAAGGTAGTCGCTATAAATCCGGAAGTCCGGACTGTCCATTCCAGATAATCAAAATCCTTTGCTATTTTTTGTGCCCGGATTGCATTGACCAAAGCTGCGGTAAAATCTCCGGTGCTATGTTTGATATTCGCCAGTAGCATCAGCGATTTAATCTGCTCCTCTCCTTTATTCGCAATGGACAACAGCGAGTCAGCAAGAACATTTGCTCTCTTCACATCTGATGCAATCATTGCGCCGTACACTTTATTGTACACACTATCAAAAGCAGCATTTTCCTGAGCCCGAAGCGGGACTGTCATATACAATCCGATAAGGAGCAGTAAGACAAATCTTATTTTTTTCACGGTAAACAATTATTATAGTAATGGCGTTGAAATCATTTCGTCAGATCAGACAGTATTCCCTAAACAAGCTGGCTTTTGAGCTTCCTCTCTCTAAACATTAAAGGCGTACAAGATTGCTCGTCACGGAAACATCTGTAAAAAGAGGCTTTGGATCTGAATCCGCAATCCGCAGCAAGCTGTTCCATCGAAAGGTTAAAACGCTGATCGGCAAGCATACTGCAGGCATAACGAACTCTCAGCTGATTAACATAGGTGATAAAACTCTGTCCGTAATGTTGTTCAAAAATCAGCAATAGCTGTTCTTTAGGAATTTTTAGATTTTTGGACAGTTTCAACATGTTAAACCTCATATCCAGGTACCTTTCCGGCACTAAATATTCGTCTATACGCTGAATCCATAATTTTCTTTCCTGCTCATCAGGATATATATCCTGCATCCCTTTGTCTGCCCGCCTGACTATTTCGGATACACCTCTTTGTTGATGCATCAACAAGTAAAAATAGTGCAGATAGGCTGCTGATACAGCAATAAACATAGCAAAGAACAACAAGAGGCCGGATAATGAGGATACTGCATCCTGCTTATAAACAATATAGTTGTATGCCACCAACATCATAAAGAAAGCCAGTATAAACAACAATATTACACTGATATAATCGAGATATGCATTACTGTCAACAGATGTTTCGGTCTTTCTTCCCAGATTAAAAATAATGGCAAGTGCGTATACAAACCAAATACCAGCAGTACAGGTATACAGAATACTGTAATAAATATATCCATAATCGGTACGAAAGGATGCAGAAGAGACAAAAAGAAAATAAAACGGAAGCATCAGCACCATAGGTAATAAGTGCCAGATATCCTGTTTGGACCACCCTGTTCTTTCTGTCGCTTTAAATCTAATATAACCACAAGAACCAAATATCCAGCATAAGGGGGAAGCCTTATCTAGATATGAAAGGGAAGGATAAATATAACTGCATACCACTGTAAACAATGTATAAAAGATAAATATTACCAAAATACATTGCGTAACGCGGTCAATAAATGCCGTACTCTTTGTAAACAGTATAAAGCCTAGTGTCACACCGGCCATCAACAGAATAGCTGTAAAAAGTATGGTAGTGATCATTGCTTGATTAGGGACAAGTTTTCTCTGAATTCTGATGGAGTAATCCCCATATACTGTTTAAAGTATTTATTAAAAGTAGTTTTAGAATTAAATCCACACTGAAAAGCTAAAGATTCTATCTTGAGTACATATCCTCCTTCTCTGAATAACTTGACAGCATGTGCAATACGGTATTCGGCAATCCATTCATAAAAATTTTTACCAAGATAATTATTGAGCAATACAGATAGCTGTTGTCTGCTTATTCCGATTTCATCCGCAAGCCGGTCTGCAGAAAGTCCGGTATCCAGATATAACTGCTGTTCTTCTACTGATCTGACCAGATCTTGTCTGTACAGTTCCCAATGTGCTTCTTTCATAGGAACTTCTTCCAGGAATGGAATCTGTGCTATAGACAGTTTCCGTCCCGCAGTATTTGTCTGTTCAAATGATAAGCTTAGGCGACGGATCAGAAAATCAAAACTTAATAATGCAGAAAGAACGGACAGCAGACAGATAATAATCATGGGATCAATATCATAATCAAACTGTAATCTGTGATGCAAAACAAGTGTCAGGAAACCGAATTCAATAGCACAGAAAATAAAAAAAAGCTTAATAAATAAGGACACTTTTACATTCTCTTTAGTTGAAGTCCATTTTTTCATATTCAGCAGTATCATTACCGTATAACTCATACTGGAAGAACATACCAAAAGGGCATTTATCAAAGAATAGGAATAGAACAGAATGGGTGAAGTATCAGCAGTATAAATCCATATTGTACAGAGTATAAAAGGTAAAAAATGGAGCAGCATGTGCCGCATCCGCATATATCTCTTATAAAATGTCTGTTGTATCAGGTACAAGATAGGACCATACAACAGCGAAAACGGAATACCTATATTTAAAAACAGTGCCGCAAGATGCAATAGCGTTAATAAACCGATCAGTAGAATCAGGGAATTAAATACACGATCGGGTAAAATTCTATCAATTTGCATTACTTTATTTAAACATTGAAATAAGATGTAAACTGCTTGATAATATCTTAAGAAAGCTATTAAAAAGAAATCAAAAAGAATACTGGAAAAGGTTTAGGTATTCAAATTGAAAGACAAATATATCGAGACCAATCTTCTTTAGACAAAATAAATTTCAAATAACTACCTACAATTAAAACATTAAACCTTAATGTTATTTTATTTATAAGGTACATATATTAACGCATAAAAAAATAACATTGGTCACTTTTTTTAATTTACGATAAGCTGAAAAATACTAAGAAAACTATCTATACTTCAACAGATTACATTCAATAAGTGCTGCAAGATTTGTATTTATATGTATGATCCGGAATATTAAGCAATAAATAGGAAGATTTATTTAATTTTCCTCTTCTCCCTTTTTACGTTCTGTATCACTCCAGGCATTTTTTACAGAAGAATTATCATCCACAGACATATCATCTAATAATTCATTTTCCAGTTCACGGATAGTTTCCTGAACCATTTGTATGTATTCAGATCCCTTGTCTCTGATACGCGCAAGTTTATATAAAGATTTCTCCTCCAGTTTTGAGAATTTCTGAGAAGCACGATACACTGTATAACGTCTGTATCCAAGTTCAGTCATGACGTCCACTCCCATTCGTAAGGCAATATCTGTTCCGACCCGGTATACACGATCCACATCATTTTCTATAAGATCATAGGCTAGATTTCGTGTGTTTGCTATAGCAACAATTTTGAGATGACTAAAGTGTTTTTTGACCATATGTACCAGTTTCATATGATCTTCATCATTGTCAAATGCGCTGACAATAATACTCGCTGTAGATGCTCCGGCAGATTTCAGAAGGTCATAACGTGTAGGATCTCCGAAATACACTTTAAATCCGTATTTACGTAGCATTTCTACTCGATCACCATTATAATCCAGAATGGTTGTTTCTACTCTATTGAGATGTAAAAATCGGGCAACGATCGTACCGACCTGTCCAAATCCGGCAATAATTACTTTTTTATTTTCATTTACTTCATCAAATTCTCTTTCTTCAGATTCAGGAGGATTTGCCAGATTATTCAGTCGTGGAAGAATCAGCTTATCGGCTACCAGCAACAGAATAGGTGACAAAGCCATACTTACAGCGACCACAGCGACCATAATATTAATGGTTTCTGAACTCAATAACTGAAGCTGACCTATGATACTGAATAAGACAAAAGCAAACTCTCCCATTTGCGCCAGAGAAACAGCCAGAATTATCCGTTGATCTATTTTCAATTTAAAAACTACGGCCAGCACATACAGTACGATAATCTTGACAAGCATAAAAAGTCCTACCCACATCGATATGGTACTCGCTTCCTGCCATACAAAGAAAATATTGATAGAGGCCCCTACCGCTATAAAAAATACTCCAAGCAGAAGACCTTTGAAAGGCTCGAGGTCACTTTCCAGCTCGTGTTTAAATTCACTGTTTGCTAAGACCACACCAGCCAAAAATGCACCTAAAGCAGGACTCAATCCTACTTTCTGCATGATAAA
The Sphingobacterium spiritivorum genome window above contains:
- a CDS encoding helix-turn-helix domain-containing protein, whose translation is MKKIRFVLLLLIGLYMTVPLRAQENAAFDSVYNKVYGAMIASDVKRANVLADSLLSIANKGEEQIKSLMLLANIKHSTGDFTAALVNAIRAQKIAKDFDYLEWTVRTSGFIATTFRNVGLVEEGRKHLAEAEKANKRLKGKEGYDLTSANIYQERAFYYLENKKFKEAIKELETGMQHLKQIPSSPRAIIVHATNDQLLGICYLETNDLQKARHYLNSSLQKLGEQESNLRPYIFRAMGEVEMKQKQYAKAYSYFKQAEVYIASSDRAELKSLLYESFATYYKLTNDQTKAVEYSERYMEEIRKKNDLTLKISNQLIKEFHDTQHTESRNKKYLIFLSVFLFIVSAVSLIFYIWNRKMQNMKFNHIIRDVEKFGLRGSQSDRLQSTKVESRDLRITRETEERILSDLTQLEEQSYFINKEISLSSVAARLHTNTNYLSYIVNTYRGKDFSHYINEYRVRHIIQRLQDEPKLRHCKLSHIADLAGFSSHSKFSAVFKAVTGISPSVLISRLREESK
- a CDS encoding helix-turn-helix domain-containing protein, with the translated sequence MITTILFTAILLMAGVTLGFILFTKSTAFIDRVTQCILVIFIFYTLFTVVCSYIYPSLSYLDKASPLCWIFGSCGYIRFKATERTGWSKQDIWHLLPMVLMLPFYFLFVSSASFRTDYGYIYYSILYTCTAGIWFVYALAIIFNLGRKTETSVDSNAYLDYISVILLFILAFFMMLVAYNYIVYKQDAVSSLSGLLLFFAMFIAVSAAYLHYFYLLMHQQRGVSEIVRRADKGMQDIYPDEQERKLWIQRIDEYLVPERYLDMRFNMLKLSKNLKIPKEQLLLIFEQHYGQSFITYVNQLRVRYACSMLADQRFNLSMEQLAADCGFRSKASFYRCFRDEQSCTPLMFRERKLKSQLV
- a CDS encoding helix-turn-helix domain-containing protein; protein product: MQIDRILPDRVFNSLILLIGLLTLLHLAALFLNIGIPFSLLYGPILYLIQQTFYKRYMRMRHMLLHFLPFILCTIWIYTADTSPILFYSYSLINALLVCSSSMSYTVMILLNMKKWTSTKENVKVSLFIKLFFIFCAIEFGFLTLVLHHRLQFDYDIDPMIIICLLSVLSALLSFDFLIRRLSLSFEQTNTAGRKLSIAQIPFLEEVPMKEAHWELYRQDLVRSVEEQQLYLDTGLSADRLADEIGISRQQLSVLLNNYLGKNFYEWIAEYRIAHAVKLFREGGYVLKIESLAFQCGFNSKTTFNKYFKQYMGITPSEFRENLSLIKQ
- a CDS encoding monovalent cation:proton antiporter-2 (CPA2) family protein — translated: MDSSFLFQIIAYLGSAVIFVPIAKKLGLGSVLGYLIAGVIIGPSVLQWVGSGTQDVMHVAEFGVVMMLFLIGLELDPGTLWKLRGPILGMGGLQVILSALLIATICSLMGFSWKEGLVLGLTLALSSTAIVMQSLGEKGWLDTVAGKSSFAVLLFQDIAVIPILALLPLLADNASAVTTEGDTWLTDISGPAKAVSLLAAVAIVVLIGKYIVGPILRVITRTGMRELFLVGALLLIVLIAFIMQKVGLSPALGAFLAGVVLANSEFKHELESDLEPFKGLLLGVFFIAVGASINIFFVWQEASTISMWVGLFMLVKIIVLYVLAVVFKLKIDQRIILAVSLAQMGEFAFVLFSIIGQLQLLSSETINIMVAVVAVSMALSPILLLVADKLILPRLNNLANPPESEEREFDEVNENKKVIIAGFGQVGTIVARFLHLNRVETTILDYNGDRVEMLRKYGFKVYFGDPTRYDLLKSAGASTASIIVSAFDNDEDHMKLVHMVKKHFSHLKIVAIANTRNLAYDLIENDVDRVYRVGTDIALRMGVDVMTELGYRRYTVYRASQKFSKLEEKSLYKLARIRDKGSEYIQMVQETIRELENELLDDMSVDDNSSVKNAWSDTERKKGEEEN